Proteins from one Mesotoga infera genomic window:
- a CDS encoding Tex family protein, whose protein sequence is MSEMVLDIARSLGLPAWKVENAIELLEDGKTIPFIARYRKEKTGELNEIQLRDIADTLEYMKKLQARKEEVLRLIEEKGKLTDELKTRIVEAGTLQVVEDLYLPYKSRKKTRADKAREKQLQPLADFLKTARKRDDDFIIGFVNAELEVSTVEGALEGARDILAEEFAQDIMIRERVRNELKTKGIIKSEKTDSEDERAVYRDYYDFSQPINRLAAHRVLALFRGEREEILKVHLELPFDILPSLKRLAGWTDSLTYYSELEEAAIDSFSRLLFPSIEREVRTQIREEAETRAIHVFARNLRDLFLQPPLGEKVVMGIDPGYRTGCKLAVIGRDGALLYHDVIFPTPPQNDYAGSAMKVVQATNLLGVELISIGNGTGSRETEQFVSRLIKEHRLAIKYMITTESGASVYSASKVAIEEFPDQDVTTRGAISIARRVQDPLAEYVKIPPEAIGVGMYQHDVNQSELKKALDREVESIVNMVGVNLNTASEHLLKYISGLGPKIAASIVKYRSENGPFRNRKDLMKVTGLGPKAFEQAAGFCRIINGDEPLDGTAVHPESYAIARELLDKIGVSSEKLFEKRLELPERLARIDVEEFSKEKNFNPITVREVIGMLKKPGLDPREELPQPLLRTDVLTMEDLASGMELEGTVRNVVDFGAFVDIGVKQDGLIHKSRMGNRVRDPLEVLSVGQIVKVKIIEVDLQRMRIGLELLA, encoded by the coding sequence ATGAGTGAAATGGTTCTGGATATAGCACGATCGCTCGGTCTTCCCGCCTGGAAAGTAGAGAATGCTATCGAACTTCTTGAAGACGGGAAGACCATCCCTTTCATAGCCAGATACAGAAAGGAAAAGACGGGCGAACTCAACGAGATACAGTTAAGAGACATAGCTGACACACTGGAGTATATGAAAAAGCTTCAGGCCAGAAAGGAAGAGGTTCTTCGTCTGATAGAGGAGAAGGGAAAGCTCACAGACGAACTCAAAACCAGAATAGTTGAGGCCGGCACTCTCCAGGTTGTCGAAGATCTCTATCTGCCTTACAAGTCCAGGAAGAAAACCAGGGCCGACAAGGCCAGAGAAAAGCAACTCCAGCCACTGGCCGACTTCCTTAAAACTGCCAGGAAGAGAGATGACGACTTCATAATCGGTTTCGTAAACGCCGAACTAGAAGTGTCAACGGTCGAAGGGGCTCTGGAAGGTGCTCGCGATATCCTGGCCGAAGAGTTCGCACAGGATATCATGATAAGGGAGCGAGTCAGGAACGAGCTGAAAACCAAAGGTATTATTAAGAGCGAGAAGACCGATTCAGAAGACGAACGAGCCGTGTACAGGGATTACTATGACTTCTCTCAGCCGATAAATCGCCTGGCAGCGCACAGGGTTCTGGCACTATTCAGAGGCGAGCGTGAAGAGATTCTCAAAGTGCACCTCGAGCTTCCTTTCGATATACTGCCTTCTCTGAAAAGATTGGCGGGATGGACCGACTCTTTGACTTATTATAGCGAGCTGGAAGAGGCGGCCATCGATTCCTTCTCACGGCTCCTCTTTCCTTCGATAGAGAGAGAAGTAAGAACACAAATACGCGAAGAAGCCGAAACCAGGGCCATACACGTCTTCGCCAGAAACCTCAGAGACCTCTTTCTTCAACCTCCTCTGGGAGAAAAAGTCGTTATGGGAATTGACCCCGGTTACCGCACAGGTTGTAAGCTGGCAGTTATAGGAAGGGATGGGGCACTGCTCTACCACGATGTGATCTTCCCGACTCCGCCACAGAACGATTACGCTGGCTCGGCGATGAAGGTCGTCCAGGCGACCAATCTTCTCGGGGTGGAGCTCATATCAATCGGAAACGGGACGGGTTCAAGAGAGACGGAACAATTTGTGAGCAGACTCATAAAAGAACATCGACTGGCCATAAAATATATGATTACCACAGAATCGGGTGCCTCCGTTTATTCGGCCTCGAAAGTAGCCATCGAAGAATTCCCCGATCAGGACGTAACCACCCGCGGTGCGATATCCATCGCCAGGCGAGTGCAGGACCCGCTTGCCGAATATGTGAAGATACCACCAGAGGCGATAGGGGTCGGTATGTACCAGCACGATGTGAACCAGTCGGAACTAAAGAAAGCCCTGGATAGAGAAGTGGAGTCGATTGTGAATATGGTAGGTGTCAATCTCAACACGGCCTCGGAGCATCTTCTGAAATACATCTCCGGTCTTGGCCCGAAGATCGCTGCGAGTATAGTTAAATACAGATCCGAAAACGGCCCCTTCAGAAACAGGAAGGATCTAATGAAAGTTACCGGTCTCGGTCCTAAAGCCTTCGAACAGGCGGCCGGTTTTTGCCGGATCATAAACGGTGATGAGCCTCTAGACGGAACAGCCGTCCACCCCGAAAGTTACGCGATCGCCAGAGAACTACTGGACAAGATAGGTGTCTCTTCAGAAAAGCTTTTCGAGAAGCGCCTCGAATTGCCGGAAAGACTAGCGAGGATAGATGTCGAAGAGTTTTCAAAAGAAAAGAACTTCAATCCGATAACGGTCAGAGAGGTCATCGGCATGCTCAAAAAGCCCGGGCTTGACCCCAGGGAAGAGCTTCCTCAACCTCTGCTGAGAACCGACGTACTGACCATGGAAGACCTCGCCTCTGGAATGGAGCTAGAGGGAACGGTGAGAAACGTGGTCGATTTTGGAGCCTTCGTCGATATAGGCGTGAAGCAGGACGGTCTCATCCACAAAAGCAGGATGGGTAACAGGGTCAGAGATCCTCTCGAGGTACTCAGTGTCGGCCAGATAGTGAAAGTGAAGATTATCGAGGTTGACCTGCAGCGAATGAGGATTGGGCTCGAACTGCTGGCGTAG
- a CDS encoding pyruvate kinase has product MTKFSIVATVKDRKLLKSVEMMQASAVRFNSSHCDLGELESFLEYYNRNCSLPLYLDLQGAKFRLSRNQLEFEIKTGEQVILGSSGLELKTISIDPRALSYLSAGMRVSIEDGKIELEVLKAESEYARALVLRGGTIRAAKGMNISPHPVNQIELSSRDAEIVALSKKYGFIRYALSFVSSSCEVTELKELSQRPVASKIERELPFDRIEDIAKASDEIWFCRGDLGAQLGTRGLVDFYRFFTRNIERLNRPVLMAGEVLEHMVDHPCATRSEICHLVDIKENGYAGVVLSNETAYGSFPIETIKTVLEVTSDE; this is encoded by the coding sequence ATGACCAAGTTCTCTATCGTGGCTACCGTGAAGGACAGGAAGCTCCTAAAATCCGTCGAAATGATGCAGGCCAGTGCAGTAAGGTTCAACTCTTCCCATTGCGATCTGGGTGAACTCGAATCCTTTCTTGAGTACTACAACCGCAACTGTTCGCTTCCTCTTTATTTAGACCTTCAGGGAGCGAAGTTCAGACTTTCGCGTAATCAGCTGGAATTCGAGATCAAGACGGGCGAACAGGTGATTTTAGGAAGCTCGGGTTTGGAACTAAAAACAATTTCTATAGACCCTCGAGCTCTGTCGTATCTTTCTGCGGGGATGAGAGTCTCGATAGAAGACGGCAAAATCGAGCTGGAGGTGCTGAAAGCAGAGTCCGAATACGCGAGAGCGCTGGTTCTGAGAGGCGGTACAATCAGGGCTGCCAAGGGAATGAATATTTCTCCTCATCCAGTCAACCAGATAGAGCTTTCGTCAAGGGATGCAGAGATAGTAGCGCTCAGCAAAAAGTACGGCTTTATAAGGTACGCGTTGTCCTTCGTCTCTTCGTCCTGCGAGGTTACTGAACTCAAAGAGCTGTCTCAAAGACCGGTCGCTTCAAAGATAGAGCGCGAGCTCCCTTTCGACAGGATAGAGGATATCGCAAAGGCCAGCGACGAAATCTGGTTCTGCAGGGGTGATCTCGGAGCCCAGCTCGGTACTAGGGGGTTGGTTGACTTCTACAGGTTCTTCACCAGAAATATCGAAAGGCTCAACAGACCGGTCCTGATGGCTGGCGAGGTGCTCGAACACATGGTGGATCACCCCTGCGCCACGCGGAGCGAGATCTGCCACCTCGTAGATATTAAGGAGAATGGTTATGCCGGAGTTGTTCTCTCCAATGAGACCGCTTATGGCTCCTTCCCGATCGAGACAATAAAGACAGTTCTGGAGGTTACTTCCGATGAGTGA
- a CDS encoding inorganic phosphate transporter, with the protein MFLAVVSAVFFGWALGANDAANVYGTAVASDLVKFKVAVASSVIFILIGAVFAGSRVLETISSLSSQTVFTAVTGTIAAALTMTIMTLLGIPVSSSQAMMGAIFGVGMFQGTADWSIFLKIVVCWVATPVGAAVGSFFLYRIISIVFARIKTKPTQNFALKIGAIAIGAYGSFALGANDVANVIGPFAGIMPVKVAVLMGGISIGLGVITFGKRVMYTVGKQIITLDHFAAVIAVLSMSSIVWMFTLLGIPASTSQAIVGAVVGAGFAGGTKDINLKVLKKIVLGWVQTPLVAGLFSFFLCLLLDLVIKIF; encoded by the coding sequence ATGTTTCTTGCAGTAGTTTCGGCGGTATTTTTCGGATGGGCACTGGGGGCGAACGATGCGGCAAACGTTTACGGTACGGCCGTGGCTTCTGACCTTGTCAAGTTCAAAGTTGCGGTCGCCTCATCCGTGATATTTATACTCATAGGCGCGGTCTTCGCCGGCTCTAGAGTTCTTGAGACTATTTCCAGCCTCAGTTCGCAAACCGTCTTTACAGCTGTCACTGGGACTATTGCAGCAGCCTTGACGATGACCATCATGACTCTTCTGGGTATTCCCGTTTCCTCTTCACAGGCCATGATGGGAGCTATATTCGGTGTCGGAATGTTCCAGGGAACGGCCGACTGGTCTATATTTCTGAAAATAGTGGTTTGCTGGGTGGCCACTCCTGTTGGCGCCGCCGTGGGCAGTTTCTTTCTGTACCGAATAATATCTATTGTCTTTGCAAGGATAAAGACCAAACCGACACAGAATTTTGCTTTGAAAATAGGTGCCATCGCCATAGGAGCTTACGGTTCATTCGCACTCGGGGCAAACGATGTGGCGAACGTCATCGGTCCATTTGCGGGGATAATGCCGGTCAAAGTCGCCGTGCTGATGGGAGGCATAAGCATAGGCCTTGGCGTGATCACTTTCGGCAAGCGCGTAATGTACACGGTGGGAAAACAGATAATCACTCTCGATCACTTCGCCGCAGTGATAGCCGTGCTTTCCATGTCGTCGATTGTGTGGATGTTCACACTGCTCGGTATACCGGCCTCTACCTCTCAGGCGATAGTCGGGGCAGTTGTTGGAGCGGGATTCGCTGGAGGCACGAAAGACATTAATCTGAAGGTTCTGAAGAAAATAGTTTTGGGGTGGGTGCAAACTCCGCTCGTTGCCGGACTCTTCTCCTTTTTCCTATGTCTTTTACTTGATCTTGTTATCAAGATCTTCTAA
- a CDS encoding transposase encodes MKNKTKGESPEEMITPKDIRKVKEAVREIIPAHRQVKGRPREYSDRTIVLLYVIFILFRCSSIVEMYKMIEGKKRVLKVIGELPSRQTLSYRLRRLDIEAISRRIIESIKGGTYIIDSTPIKDITNQGIKKCKNLKFGKNRDGFFWGKKVHFIITQEGIPVKFKLTQANEDDARVGKEMLDNLNGLIIADRGYFKWSFLSQFTKEGDLRAIVRPKSRKKDSSFKEKHSQTYSKRWKIERLFQKMKEVFRVEIPRKGGRDDLLSRVTALFLTVVTLAFSKFVLNYPILDYLNCC; translated from the coding sequence ATGAAAAACAAAACGAAAGGAGAGAGTCCCGAAGAAATGATAACACCAAAGGACATAAGAAAAGTGAAGGAAGCGGTGAGAGAGATAATACCTGCGCACAGGCAGGTGAAAGGAAGACCGAGAGAGTACTCGGACAGAACGATAGTGTTGTTGTATGTGATTTTTATACTTTTCCGTTGTAGCTCAATCGTTGAGATGTACAAAATGATCGAAGGAAAGAAGAGGGTGTTGAAAGTGATAGGTGAGCTTCCATCAAGGCAGACATTATCATATAGACTGAGAAGGCTGGATATTGAAGCTATAAGCAGGAGAATCATAGAAAGCATAAAAGGCGGAACATACATAATCGACTCGACACCGATAAAGGACATCACAAATCAGGGGATAAAAAAGTGTAAGAATCTGAAGTTCGGCAAAAACAGGGACGGATTCTTTTGGGGAAAGAAGGTACATTTCATAATCACTCAAGAAGGGATACCCGTCAAATTCAAGCTGACCCAGGCCAATGAAGACGATGCTAGAGTTGGAAAGGAGATGCTGGACAATCTCAACGGTCTGATTATAGCCGATAGGGGTTACTTCAAATGGAGCTTCTTGTCCCAATTCACCAAAGAAGGCGATCTAAGGGCCATAGTGAGACCGAAATCGAGAAAGAAGGACTCGAGCTTCAAGGAGAAGCACTCACAGACATATTCAAAGCGATGGAAGATTGAGAGGCTGTTCCAGAAAATGAAAGAGGTGTTCAGAGTGGAGATTCCCAGAAAAGGTGGCAGAGATGATCTCTTGTCCAGAGTAACGGCACTATTTCTAACGGTTGTTACTCTTGCCTTCTCCAAGTTCGTGCTCAACTATCCTATTCTGGATTACCTCAATTGTTGCTGA
- a CDS encoding TraB/GumN family protein — translation MSETVHRIQLKDKEIILIGTAHVSKNSAEEVKQVIEEEKPDFVAIELCNSRYQSMQDQDRWKKTDIAKVIKDKKSFLLLANLILSSYQKRMAKQIGIQAGQEMLQAIESARATGAQLVLADRDIQVTFARIWGNLGFWGKAKLFFSLVLSIFSDEKITEEELDKMKSGDMLTSALSELSKSFPQLKETLIDERDKYLAQKIKDAPGKKIVAVVGAGHVPGLKEAIKEDQDLAALSKIPPKKKTGKIIGWTISIAIISLIVATVIVNRDAGLDQILSWILWNGSLSALGTLAAFGHPLSILTAFVVAPISSLNPLLAAGWFAGLVEAMIRKPHVSDFENLSEDVNSFKGFWRNRVTRILLVVVLANVGSTIGTFIGGADVVRIFIKSFWG, via the coding sequence TTGTCAGAGACGGTACATAGAATACAGCTCAAAGATAAAGAAATAATACTGATTGGAACCGCTCACGTATCTAAAAACAGCGCCGAAGAAGTGAAGCAGGTTATAGAGGAAGAGAAACCCGATTTCGTTGCGATCGAACTTTGCAACTCGCGTTACCAGTCGATGCAAGATCAGGATCGCTGGAAAAAGACGGATATCGCCAAAGTGATAAAGGATAAGAAATCCTTTTTGTTGCTGGCTAATCTTATTCTCTCCTCTTACCAGAAGAGAATGGCCAAGCAGATCGGGATACAGGCCGGACAGGAGATGCTCCAGGCGATAGAGTCGGCCAGGGCGACCGGCGCACAGCTGGTGCTGGCCGACAGGGATATACAGGTGACCTTCGCGAGAATCTGGGGAAACCTGGGTTTCTGGGGGAAGGCCAAACTCTTTTTCAGTCTCGTTCTCTCGATCTTCAGCGACGAAAAGATAACCGAGGAAGAACTGGACAAAATGAAATCGGGCGACATGCTGACATCAGCCCTGAGCGAGCTGTCCAAATCCTTCCCACAACTTAAAGAAACGCTGATAGACGAAAGGGACAAGTACCTCGCCCAGAAGATCAAGGATGCCCCGGGAAAGAAGATAGTCGCAGTGGTTGGCGCTGGTCACGTTCCGGGCCTTAAAGAGGCTATCAAGGAGGATCAGGACCTAGCAGCTTTGAGCAAAATCCCACCTAAAAAAAAGACCGGTAAGATAATCGGCTGGACTATATCGATAGCAATAATTTCGCTGATAGTAGCGACGGTTATCGTTAACCGCGACGCCGGCCTCGACCAAATACTGAGCTGGATACTTTGGAACGGCTCTCTCTCGGCTCTGGGAACACTGGCCGCATTCGGGCACCCACTTTCGATACTCACGGCCTTTGTAGTCGCTCCGATAAGTTCTTTGAATCCGTTGCTCGCCGCCGGCTGGTTCGCCGGTCTCGTGGAAGCCATGATAAGAAAGCCCCATGTCTCGGACTTTGAAAACCTTAGCGAGGATGTGAACTCCTTCAAAGGTTTCTGGAGAAATAGAGTCACACGTATACTGTTGGTAGTGGTTCTTGCGAACGTTGGAAGCACTATCGGGACTTTCATAGGTGGAGCCGATGTAGTAAGAATATTCATTAAATCCTTCTGGGGATGA
- a CDS encoding GNAT family N-acetyltransferase, translating to MSDPVVARKEDIPAMIKLSSQVFKTDMGGCFPLLFSPENVENMTVVREAGRPVTMVGMLPKEISVFGHRLKAGLIGAVCTHPDYRGRDYGAKALAMSEKMAIEKGISLFIISGKRGLYNRFGAVEPDGFYKLKVLPGKASRVKEASEEDLSKIAWLYMGRSVRYFRDLSQFRRVFATGRVMVRAAKTFISDKAYVTVIKFRGSNYIVEHAGCESDVIEAARGYLQLSGEKECVLVLDGLFLSQEREKTDFEGTMKVISIENFLDQLEGYYREVMTDGEFEAFREKASKMTPAEFTRLVLLESNIKGSPIPLPVYGFDYI from the coding sequence TTGTCAGATCCCGTCGTTGCAAGAAAAGAAGATATCCCCGCTATGATAAAGCTTTCGAGCCAGGTCTTCAAAACGGATATGGGCGGTTGCTTTCCGCTGCTTTTCTCGCCGGAAAACGTGGAAAACATGACAGTCGTGAGAGAGGCCGGAAGGCCAGTGACAATGGTAGGCATGCTTCCTAAAGAAATCTCTGTCTTCGGTCACAGGTTGAAGGCCGGTCTCATCGGCGCTGTATGCACGCACCCCGATTACAGGGGCAGAGACTACGGGGCGAAGGCTTTGGCAATGTCCGAAAAAATGGCTATAGAGAAGGGCATATCGCTCTTTATAATCTCGGGTAAGCGTGGTCTATACAACAGGTTTGGAGCCGTTGAGCCGGATGGCTTTTACAAGCTGAAAGTCTTACCGGGAAAGGCTTCACGTGTTAAAGAGGCGAGCGAAGAAGATCTTTCGAAAATCGCCTGGCTCTACATGGGGAGGTCGGTACGTTATTTCAGGGATCTTTCGCAGTTCAGAAGAGTCTTCGCCACAGGCCGGGTGATGGTTAGAGCGGCTAAGACCTTCATCAGCGATAAAGCTTACGTCACGGTGATAAAATTCCGCGGCAGCAATTACATCGTCGAACATGCCGGATGCGAGAGCGACGTTATCGAGGCGGCAAGGGGCTATCTCCAGTTAAGCGGAGAGAAGGAATGCGTTCTTGTGCTAGACGGTCTCTTCCTTAGCCAGGAGAGGGAAAAGACCGACTTCGAAGGAACGATGAAGGTCATATCCATTGAGAACTTTCTCGATCAGCTCGAAGGTTATTACAGGGAAGTAATGACGGACGGAGAGTTCGAAGCCTTCAGAGAGAAGGCCAGTAAAATGACTCCGGCCGAATTCACCAGACTGGTGCTGCTTGAGAGCAATATAAAGGGCTCCCCTATTCCGCTGCCCGTCTATGGTTTCGATTATATCTAG
- a CDS encoding DMT family transporter, whose amino-acid sequence MEILRGNFASAVTAIICSILWGSAFPVLKIGYEEMAIAPDDVSAKLVFAGLRFLGAGLMVLLLSIPFGKKERQKFTAGDYIHFIALGTMQTFLLYFFFYNGLSYTTGMKSSIIMAGENFLVILIAHYIYHNDRLSWRKTLGMFLGFLGVFLANFNEGFTLSFVFKGDGFMMIATSIGAIGTIYAKWLSASRSPFLVSGWQLSIGGLMLLLFGLPGLKVGALVFTAKGVALLIYSMLLSAVAFSLWYALLSYHKAGEITMYRFVIPVAGVFLSAAFVPGEAINSYTLLSLLFVALGIIVVNWRFSKAPAVEKN is encoded by the coding sequence ATGGAGATACTTAGGGGTAATTTTGCGTCAGCCGTGACGGCTATTATATGTTCGATACTCTGGGGAAGCGCCTTCCCGGTTCTCAAGATCGGTTACGAAGAGATGGCCATCGCTCCCGACGACGTTTCAGCGAAGCTGGTCTTCGCCGGTCTTCGTTTTTTGGGTGCGGGCCTGATGGTGCTGCTTCTTTCGATCCCCTTCGGCAAAAAGGAAAGACAGAAGTTCACGGCCGGGGATTACATCCACTTCATAGCTCTGGGTACGATGCAGACCTTCCTGTTGTATTTCTTCTTTTACAACGGTCTCAGTTACACCACCGGCATGAAGTCCTCGATAATCATGGCCGGAGAAAACTTTCTTGTCATACTCATCGCCCACTATATATACCATAACGACCGTCTCAGCTGGAGAAAAACTCTCGGAATGTTTCTGGGCTTTCTGGGCGTATTTCTGGCTAATTTCAACGAAGGCTTCACACTGAGCTTCGTTTTCAAAGGCGACGGTTTCATGATGATCGCCACATCAATAGGAGCAATAGGAACGATCTACGCCAAGTGGCTTTCCGCCAGTAGATCTCCCTTTCTGGTGTCGGGTTGGCAGCTGTCGATCGGCGGTCTTATGTTGCTTCTATTCGGTTTGCCTGGCTTGAAGGTCGGTGCACTGGTCTTCACAGCGAAAGGAGTCGCTCTTTTGATCTACTCCATGTTGCTTTCGGCGGTTGCCTTCTCTCTCTGGTACGCCCTGCTCAGTTATCACAAAGCTGGTGAGATAACCATGTACCGTTTCGTCATACCCGTTGCCGGAGTCTTCCTGTCGGCCGCTTTCGTTCCCGGTGAAGCGATAAACTCCTATACCTTACTCTCACTTCTTTTCGTAGCTTTGGGTATCATCGTGGTCAACTGGAGGTTTTCTAAAGCTCCGGCCGTCGAAAAAAACTAG
- a CDS encoding pirin family protein yields the protein MKQLRTVRKIVTGKDTVDGAGVKLVRVIGYKDTAEFDPFLMLDAFDSTNPDDYTKGFPWHPHRGIETITYLISGNIEHRDSLGNSGSILNGDCQWMTAGSGIIHQEMPKASGRLFGVQLWLNLPARDKMVDPQYGDIKCEDITVVDEDGSKVHIIAGRYKDSKGAFEGRYVKATYLDVEVTAGRDWSFESQRGSTLFIYILQGTGLFDPTGTESITRKHAVLFNEGDRFWVRAGDEGIRFLLLSGKPLKEPIAWGGPIVMNTHQELDKAFRELSENTFIKK from the coding sequence ATGAAGCAACTGCGTACCGTACGCAAGATAGTTACTGGCAAGGACACGGTCGATGGAGCCGGGGTGAAACTGGTAAGGGTGATCGGTTATAAAGATACCGCAGAATTCGACCCCTTTCTCATGCTGGATGCTTTCGACTCCACAAACCCGGACGATTACACGAAAGGCTTTCCCTGGCATCCACACCGTGGTATCGAGACGATTACATACCTCATAAGCGGGAATATAGAGCATAGAGACAGTCTTGGCAACAGTGGCAGCATTCTCAACGGCGATTGTCAGTGGATGACGGCCGGGTCGGGTATAATACACCAGGAGATGCCCAAAGCGAGCGGAAGGCTCTTCGGTGTTCAGCTCTGGCTAAACCTGCCCGCCAGAGACAAGATGGTAGATCCTCAGTACGGCGATATAAAATGCGAGGACATTACTGTCGTAGATGAAGATGGGAGTAAAGTACACATCATCGCGGGTCGATACAAAGACTCGAAGGGAGCATTTGAAGGAAGGTATGTGAAAGCTACCTACCTGGATGTAGAAGTCACGGCAGGAAGAGACTGGTCTTTCGAAAGCCAAAGAGGTTCGACTCTGTTCATCTATATTCTTCAAGGCACGGGACTCTTCGATCCAACAGGCACTGAATCTATAACCAGAAAACATGCCGTTTTATTCAACGAAGGCGATAGATTCTGGGTCAGAGCCGGCGATGAAGGGATCAGGTTTTTGTTGCTTTCTGGCAAACCTCTCAAAGAGCCTATCGCGTGGGGAGGTCCCATAGTTATGAACACCCATCAGGAGCTTGATAAGGCCTTCAGAGAACTCAGCGAAAACACGTTTATAAAGAAGTGA
- a CDS encoding ABC transporter ATP-binding protein: MSDIILEVRDLVKHYPLRRTKLLESPARVRALNGVSFSIARGESFGLVGESGCGKTTAGHTIIKLLEPTGGKMFFEGEDITTIKGERLKYLRRKIQIIFQDTAGSLNPKKTVKWILSEPLRSQGVRSRSEIERTIRESLGLVDLDESFLDRYPHELSGGQKQRIGILSALILNPEFIIADEPVSALDVSIQAQILNLMKNLQKRLSLTYLFISHDLGVVHFFCDRIAVMYLGEIVEMAEATDLYANPCHPYTQSLFSAIPGASTTGQRIILQGDAPDPTNPPQGCPFHPRCFKRMEICTHTRPKTVEISRGHSICCHLYP; encoded by the coding sequence ATGAGCGACATAATTCTCGAAGTCAGAGACCTCGTGAAACATTACCCGCTGCGAAGGACGAAATTGTTAGAGAGTCCGGCAAGGGTCAGGGCTCTAAATGGTGTCTCTTTCTCCATAGCTAGGGGAGAGTCTTTCGGACTGGTAGGGGAATCGGGCTGCGGAAAGACAACGGCCGGCCATACGATAATAAAGCTGCTCGAACCGACGGGAGGGAAGATGTTTTTTGAAGGCGAGGATATAACGACCATCAAGGGCGAGAGATTGAAATATCTAAGGAGGAAGATCCAGATAATTTTTCAGGATACCGCCGGCTCTCTCAACCCAAAGAAGACCGTGAAGTGGATTCTGAGCGAGCCTTTACGTTCACAGGGCGTGCGAAGTCGCTCCGAGATCGAAAGGACAATCCGGGAAAGCCTGGGGCTGGTGGATCTCGACGAGAGTTTCCTGGATCGTTACCCGCACGAACTGTCGGGTGGGCAGAAGCAGAGGATCGGCATATTGAGCGCCCTGATTCTCAATCCGGAATTCATCATAGCGGATGAACCCGTTTCGGCGCTGGATGTCTCAATACAGGCACAAATACTCAACCTTATGAAAAACCTCCAAAAGAGGCTTTCGCTGACTTATCTATTTATATCTCATGATCTCGGAGTAGTACATTTCTTCTGCGATAGGATAGCCGTAATGTACCTCGGGGAGATCGTTGAAATGGCTGAAGCGACAGACCTGTACGCTAATCCCTGCCATCCATACACGCAATCGCTATTCTCGGCAATACCGGGAGCGAGCACCACGGGCCAGCGGATAATCCTTCAGGGTGACGCGCCCGACCCTACCAATCCTCCACAGGGCTGCCCCTTCCATCCCAGGTGCTTTAAAAGAATGGAGATATGCACTCACACCAGACCCAAGACCGTCGAGATATCGAGAGGGCATTCGATTTGCTGCCATCTCTACCCATGA